One window from the genome of Kaistella carnis encodes:
- a CDS encoding T9SS type B sorting domain-containing protein, with translation MKKFYLFFLFFTYQFIFSQIKNSDPENYLRNGMFENKSGKIITDHAEKIKFLEARNQKIQLENKNQLKATQPAVEMCTNGGFEQVENIGGTNFIKNFLYNIGDPPGPTQCKSISNWGDTAIPQYNPTNNFVMATSVPANLIDSYMGDIKAFDQYALKLNYENSGTYGAIAQGRRFKTNNENFLKFNYKAVLQSVYDTSHTDNQAFFKARILDKNKVVVSEFCLVGDEKNCIFTKVPEGGYGYVTLYTANWQSGILDISSIPNNEEFTVEFMASRCGLGGHFGYAYVDDICLLQSNENFVGSLTLDPLYAVCPTLPISVCGNYTLPNSGGISATLKKLTLKVYNAAGAVVYTTTTTSSLDTANKKFCFSLLAQNFPDISSGNYNIGVTADFDVAGSAGGCGSSGNTEIFASANDPDANDGWDISFLNCSSNCNLNVNTAKISKCDTNHDGFEDFNLTTFDSQVVNSTAGITFTYFKNFDNAFNNTNSIANVKTYNSPSAVIYIRVSRDAGCYKIIPVNLEVKNPTATISGILNVCSGSTVLKASSGATYLWSTGETSQNITVTNIGTYSVTVTDSFGCSSTADVSIEPSQTAVTPTLEITQPSCFVSTGTIKVTSSASEYSFDNGLTWGTNSTKTGLYPGTYRVLIKTVKGCTSYAQSATIVPSLTPYPNVDSEQPRFCGDTGKITVTSNAAYYSFDNGSTWVTDAVAEGLQPGTYTIRTKDIAGCISDPAVVLISSNTLGNPDYTVVSPACSVPGSITINTPADFYTFDGGQTWVTTNILSNILSGNFSVGIKNSLGCTSYFQSIYLQTFQNTYPDYESIQPTCGENGTVYIKTEADFYSFDNGATWGTSNMKDLPAGTYNIKLKNAAGCQSLANSVYLYPPKLPYFFTTVVQPTCGNNGGITINSISDFYSFDNGVTWVTTNTKSLPAGTYQLMTKNSLGCTSDPQGIYLYEGKLPIPSTTIIQPTCTTKGSITINTSASFYSINGGATWVTTNVFNNLTGSSYNVMIKNSQNCVSESNYVYFNQIYLDNPTYTAVSPSCGNIGNITFTSTADGYSIDGGYTWSTNPVFDNLPAGSYYLVVKNSANCKSNSIGVDMNTTDLASPTVDVIQPICGVKGKITVTTPATSYSFDNGNTWSSSPVLNNVSPGYYYVKVKNGTCTSNYTSVIMAEVFLPTPSFTSTQPSCGVGGTITITTPATQYSINGGQTWSTSPTFTNLSDGYYNVMVQNAQGCKSSSYGNSLNLVKYYLPKPDVLIIQPTCGNKGSIKIMTSASSYSFDGGQTWSTVNEKTNLSSGSFNIVIKNAQGCTSNPYDMSIYIHAFYLPRPLIKVVQPTCTNTGSITVVSQAVRYSFDNGVTWVTNPVLLNPTPGYYNILIKNSAGCTSTSASASIYKFYLNSPSVTTIQPTCSVPKGSIFINTIADLYSFDNGATWTSNPVKTNVNSGSYTLLIKNSFGCVSQGAYAYINSAPSIPTTPVATVTQPTACDATDGSITITTPGSSYTFNDGATWTTNPVKKNIGAGTYIIRIKTNSSSCQSVAVAVTLNSGTNIAAPALSVTQPTCSVSTGSITVTTPASTYSFDDGLTFIYSDTKSGLLPGNYKIKIKNGAGCISDVTTATVTTPAPLPAPLFTIAQPNCTTALGTIQITTTAAEYSFDNGLTYSTSNSKSNVGPGTYNLMIKDNAGCISYAGIATVNAQPITSNAPQIAVSQPTGCAAAWGTVSVISAAGLYSFDDGSTWVTTASANLSPGTYQIRIKLDANGCSSAATTATVDAPPNAPTLPLFAVTHPTSCVSPFGNITITSTEHLYSFDNGATYSSSSNSGQLAPGTYQLKVKNSAGCESGVVSVKINTPADTPAMPTATVQQIDCSNSSAQIIINESASQYSIDGGLTWQNSNTFKGLLPKTYLLKIKNSLGCESINSSVVVNIFNNPTPKPTVNATQNFCVQQNATVANLSVTGTNVKWYANPILGNTISSTTPLMNGSTYYATQTVNSCESERTPVTVNIIATPAPTGNSLQEFCTSQNATLANLVLTGSQIKWYGSNSGSTVLPGNTVLQNGMTYFATQTSQACESVQRTAVTVSLVTTNIPATDFTAAPLCSDENGTKKINLTQYENNLVVNSAVYTYIYYNQNNQVITDVANYNLQTGPNNFFVEINSASGCSAKVKLIIPLDASPVVPLPATAEYCPESFVLLDAGNPTGASSYVWKFNGTQISSQQTINADQNGTYQVTVTNLSGCSTKKSVVVKKVDFPLITDIKIENSTVQIIATGSGMLEYSIDGTTWQSSTIFYNVPNGNHIAFVRSGLQPCAVAEKEFTIFKINNAFSPNSDGINDDWKIEGIENYPGSKVKVIDRFGTVVLDRVVKGPFSWNGEYLTRKLATGNYWYHISLSDGRVLSGYVMIKNRN, from the coding sequence ATGAAGAAATTCTACCTGTTCTTTTTATTTTTCACCTATCAATTCATTTTTTCTCAAATCAAAAACTCCGATCCCGAAAACTACCTGCGGAATGGAATGTTCGAAAATAAATCCGGAAAAATAATCACCGATCATGCGGAGAAAATTAAATTTCTGGAAGCAAGAAATCAGAAAATTCAGTTAGAAAATAAAAACCAGTTGAAAGCGACACAACCCGCCGTGGAAATGTGCACCAATGGAGGTTTTGAGCAAGTGGAGAACATCGGCGGAACTAATTTCATTAAAAATTTTCTTTATAACATTGGCGATCCACCAGGACCCACGCAATGTAAATCTATTTCAAATTGGGGCGACACCGCTATTCCGCAATATAATCCGACGAATAATTTTGTAATGGCAACTTCGGTTCCGGCAAATCTTATCGATAGTTATATGGGTGACATCAAAGCATTTGATCAATATGCACTCAAATTAAATTATGAAAACTCCGGAACGTACGGTGCAATTGCTCAAGGAAGGAGATTCAAAACTAATAATGAGAATTTCTTAAAATTCAATTACAAAGCCGTCTTACAGTCGGTTTATGATACCAGCCACACGGATAATCAGGCATTCTTTAAGGCCAGAATCCTGGATAAAAATAAAGTTGTTGTCAGCGAATTTTGCCTGGTTGGAGATGAGAAAAACTGTATTTTCACCAAAGTTCCGGAAGGTGGATATGGCTATGTAACATTGTATACCGCGAACTGGCAATCAGGGATTTTAGATATTTCTTCGATCCCGAATAATGAAGAGTTTACCGTAGAATTCATGGCATCCCGTTGCGGATTGGGAGGACATTTCGGGTACGCTTATGTAGATGATATCTGTTTGCTGCAATCCAATGAAAATTTCGTAGGATCGCTTACGCTCGATCCTTTGTATGCGGTTTGTCCGACTCTTCCTATCAGTGTTTGCGGAAATTACACTTTGCCAAATTCAGGAGGGATTAGTGCAACGCTGAAAAAATTAACGCTGAAAGTTTATAATGCTGCCGGAGCGGTGGTTTATACAACGACGACGACTTCCTCTTTGGATACGGCGAATAAGAAATTCTGTTTTTCACTGTTAGCACAGAACTTTCCGGATATTTCGAGCGGCAATTATAATATAGGTGTTACGGCAGATTTTGATGTGGCAGGTTCTGCGGGAGGTTGCGGAAGTAGTGGCAATACGGAGATTTTCGCTTCTGCGAATGACCCTGATGCAAATGACGGCTGGGATATCAGTTTTTTAAATTGCTCCTCAAACTGTAATTTAAATGTGAACACGGCAAAAATATCAAAATGCGATACCAACCATGATGGTTTTGAAGATTTTAACTTAACCACTTTTGATTCACAAGTCGTCAATTCCACAGCGGGCATCACATTTACTTACTTTAAAAATTTCGATAATGCCTTTAATAACACGAACTCGATAGCCAATGTCAAAACTTACAATTCACCTTCAGCTGTTATTTATATAAGAGTCTCGAGAGATGCGGGTTGCTATAAAATTATTCCTGTTAATCTTGAAGTTAAAAATCCGACCGCCACTATTTCAGGAATTCTGAATGTGTGCTCGGGAAGCACGGTGCTAAAAGCATCTTCAGGAGCCACTTATTTGTGGAGTACGGGAGAAACCAGTCAAAATATTACCGTAACAAATATTGGGACCTATTCCGTAACCGTGACTGATAGTTTTGGGTGTTCAAGTACGGCAGATGTATCGATAGAACCCAGTCAGACTGCAGTTACACCAACTCTGGAAATTACACAGCCCTCTTGTTTTGTTTCTACAGGAACCATTAAAGTAACCTCTTCTGCTTCGGAATATAGTTTCGATAATGGACTAACCTGGGGAACCAATTCCACAAAGACAGGATTGTATCCCGGAACTTATCGGGTATTGATTAAAACAGTGAAAGGCTGTACTTCTTATGCACAGTCGGCTACCATTGTTCCATCGCTTACCCCTTATCCTAACGTTGACTCTGAACAACCACGGTTTTGTGGAGATACCGGGAAGATTACGGTTACCAGTAATGCGGCTTATTATAGTTTTGACAATGGTTCGACCTGGGTCACCGATGCTGTCGCAGAAGGATTACAACCGGGAACCTACACCATCAGGACCAAAGATATTGCAGGATGTATTTCAGATCCGGCCGTTGTTTTAATATCGAGTAATACTCTTGGAAATCCTGATTACACCGTAGTTAGTCCCGCGTGTTCTGTCCCCGGAAGTATCACCATTAATACACCCGCTGATTTTTACACTTTCGATGGTGGACAAACTTGGGTTACGACAAATATTCTATCTAATATCCTGTCTGGAAATTTTTCTGTAGGTATCAAAAATAGTTTGGGCTGTACTTCCTATTTTCAAAGTATTTATCTGCAGACCTTTCAGAATACCTATCCAGATTATGAATCAATACAGCCAACCTGTGGAGAAAACGGAACGGTTTACATTAAAACAGAAGCAGATTTCTACAGTTTCGACAACGGCGCGACATGGGGAACCAGCAATATGAAAGATTTGCCTGCCGGAACTTACAATATAAAATTAAAGAATGCCGCAGGATGTCAATCATTGGCAAACTCTGTTTATTTGTATCCGCCGAAACTTCCGTATTTTTTTACGACCGTAGTGCAACCAACTTGTGGAAATAATGGAGGTATTACCATCAACAGTATATCCGATTTTTATTCCTTCGATAATGGTGTTACTTGGGTTACGACCAACACCAAAAGTTTACCGGCAGGGACTTATCAATTGATGACTAAAAACAGCTTAGGTTGCACCTCGGATCCACAAGGAATTTATTTATATGAAGGAAAATTACCAATACCTTCTACAACGATTATTCAGCCAACCTGTACTACTAAAGGAAGCATCACCATCAATACTTCTGCAAGTTTCTACAGTATTAATGGCGGAGCCACTTGGGTAACAACCAATGTTTTCAATAATTTAACGGGGTCCAGTTATAATGTAATGATTAAGAACAGCCAAAACTGTGTGTCGGAAAGTAATTACGTTTATTTTAATCAAATCTATTTAGATAATCCTACTTATACAGCCGTGAGCCCCAGTTGTGGGAATATTGGAAACATCACCTTTACTTCTACCGCCGATGGTTATAGTATCGATGGTGGATATACCTGGTCTACCAATCCTGTTTTTGACAATTTACCTGCTGGTAGTTATTATTTAGTGGTAAAAAACAGCGCTAACTGTAAATCTAATAGTATTGGAGTTGACATGAACACGACCGACCTTGCAAGTCCAACGGTGGATGTTATTCAACCAATCTGTGGAGTTAAAGGAAAAATTACCGTGACCACACCAGCCACCTCTTACAGTTTTGATAATGGGAATACGTGGAGTTCTTCACCCGTTTTAAATAATGTTTCTCCTGGATATTATTACGTGAAGGTTAAAAACGGCACCTGTACTTCTAATTATACTTCGGTAATTATGGCAGAAGTTTTCCTCCCAACCCCCAGTTTTACAAGTACGCAGCCAAGTTGTGGGGTGGGTGGAACCATTACTATCACAACGCCGGCAACACAATACAGTATTAATGGCGGCCAGACCTGGAGCACCTCTCCTACTTTTACCAATCTTAGCGATGGTTATTATAATGTGATGGTTCAAAATGCACAAGGCTGCAAATCTAGTTCATACGGCAATTCTTTAAATCTGGTAAAATACTATTTGCCTAAACCTGATGTTTTAATTATTCAGCCAACCTGTGGAAATAAAGGAAGCATCAAAATAATGACGAGTGCTTCATCCTATAGTTTTGACGGTGGACAAACCTGGAGCACCGTAAACGAAAAAACCAATTTATCGTCGGGTTCCTTTAATATTGTAATTAAAAATGCACAAGGATGTACTTCCAATCCTTACGATATGAGTATTTACATCCATGCTTTTTACTTACCGCGTCCTTTGATTAAAGTAGTGCAACCGACTTGCACCAATACCGGAAGCATAACTGTGGTTTCTCAAGCAGTACGATACTCCTTTGATAATGGAGTAACCTGGGTAACGAATCCCGTTTTACTAAATCCTACACCTGGATATTATAACATTTTAATCAAAAATTCTGCTGGTTGTACTTCAACATCTGCCAGTGCGTCAATTTATAAATTTTATTTGAATTCACCGAGCGTCACCACAATTCAGCCAACCTGTTCTGTACCGAAAGGAAGCATTTTCATCAATACGATAGCCGATCTTTACAGTTTTGATAACGGCGCGACCTGGACCAGCAATCCGGTAAAAACAAACGTAAATTCAGGAAGTTATACTCTTCTAATTAAAAATTCTTTTGGATGTGTTTCGCAAGGTGCTTATGCCTACATCAATTCTGCACCCTCGATTCCTACTACTCCTGTGGCTACGGTAACACAGCCCACCGCATGTGACGCGACCGATGGCAGCATTACGATTACGACACCCGGAAGCAGTTACACCTTTAATGATGGCGCGACCTGGACTACCAATCCGGTGAAAAAAAATATCGGGGCAGGAACATATATCATCAGAATAAAAACCAACAGTTCAAGTTGCCAATCTGTTGCTGTTGCTGTTACCCTAAATTCAGGAACCAACATTGCAGCACCTGCGTTATCAGTTACACAACCAACTTGCAGCGTTTCTACAGGTTCAATTACAGTAACGACCCCTGCATCAACCTACAGTTTTGATGATGGGTTAACTTTTATTTATTCAGACACGAAAAGCGGTTTGCTCCCAGGTAATTATAAAATCAAAATAAAAAATGGCGCAGGTTGTATTTCAGATGTAACCACCGCTACGGTGACCACTCCTGCACCGCTGCCTGCTCCACTCTTTACTATCGCGCAACCAAATTGTACAACTGCTTTAGGAACGATACAAATAACTACAACCGCTGCAGAATATAGTTTTGACAATGGCCTTACTTACAGCACCAGTAATTCAAAATCTAATGTAGGACCGGGAACATATAATTTAATGATTAAAGATAATGCAGGATGTATTTCATATGCCGGAATTGCAACGGTAAATGCGCAGCCTATTACGTCTAACGCTCCACAGATTGCCGTAAGTCAACCAACTGGATGTGCGGCCGCCTGGGGAACTGTATCCGTGATTTCTGCTGCAGGTTTATATAGTTTTGATGATGGCTCGACTTGGGTTACGACTGCTTCTGCCAATCTTTCTCCGGGAACCTATCAAATCCGGATCAAGTTAGATGCAAATGGTTGTTCATCTGCAGCGACTACGGCTACTGTTGACGCACCACCGAATGCACCCACACTCCCACTTTTTGCAGTTACGCATCCCACTTCCTGTGTTAGTCCTTTTGGAAATATTACGATAACTTCTACGGAACACCTGTATAGTTTTGATAATGGAGCAACTTATTCTTCAAGTTCAAATTCCGGACAACTTGCGCCGGGAACCTATCAACTGAAAGTTAAAAACAGCGCAGGTTGCGAATCGGGAGTAGTTTCAGTAAAAATCAATACTCCCGCAGATACGCCGGCAATGCCAACAGCAACCGTGCAACAAATTGATTGCTCGAATTCATCAGCCCAAATTATCATTAATGAAAGTGCATCACAATACAGTATTGATGGCGGATTGACTTGGCAAAACTCAAATACTTTCAAAGGTTTATTGCCGAAAACTTATCTTCTCAAAATTAAAAATTCCCTCGGTTGCGAATCGATCAACTCTTCTGTAGTGGTAAATATTTTTAATAATCCAACACCAAAACCGACTGTAAATGCTACACAAAATTTCTGCGTACAACAAAATGCAACCGTTGCCAATCTTAGTGTTACGGGAACGAATGTGAAGTGGTATGCAAATCCAATTTTAGGAAATACCATTTCCAGCACTACTCCATTGATGAACGGCAGTACTTATTATGCAACGCAAACCGTAAATTCTTGTGAAAGTGAAAGAACTCCGGTAACCGTGAATATTATCGCCACCCCAGCACCAACCGGAAATTCTCTCCAGGAATTTTGTACAAGTCAAAATGCGACATTGGCGAATCTGGTGCTCACAGGAAGTCAAATAAAATGGTATGGCAGCAATTCTGGAAGTACAGTTCTTCCGGGAAATACGGTTCTTCAAAATGGAATGACCTACTTTGCCACCCAAACGAGTCAAGCTTGCGAAAGTGTTCAGAGAACTGCGGTCACCGTATCTTTGGTTACCACAAATATTCCAGCCACGGACTTCACTGCCGCGCCTTTATGTTCAGATGAAAATGGAACTAAAAAAATAAATTTAACACAGTATGAAAATAATCTGGTCGTAAATTCAGCCGTGTACACTTACATTTATTACAATCAAAATAACCAGGTGATTACCGATGTTGCAAACTATAATTTACAAACTGGGCCGAATAATTTCTTTGTAGAAATAAATTCAGCGTCGGGATGTTCAGCGAAAGTAAAACTGATTATTCCTCTTGATGCTTCGCCAGTCGTTCCATTGCCGGCAACAGCAGAATATTGTCCGGAGAGTTTTGTACTACTGGATGCGGGCAATCCTACAGGAGCAAGTTCTTATGTATGGAAATTTAATGGAACGCAAATAAGTTCACAACAAACGATTAATGCGGATCAAAACGGAACTTATCAGGTTACGGTCACCAATCTCTCGGGTTGCAGCACGAAAAAATCAGTAGTGGTTAAGAAAGTAGATTTCCCTTTAATTACCGACATCAAAATAGAAAACAGTACCGTTCAAATTATTGCGACAGGAAGTGGAATGCTGGAGTATTCCATAGACGGGACTACTTGGCAATCCTCTACTATTTTCTATAATGTTCCCAACGGAAATCATATTGCATTCGTGAGAAGTGGTCTGCAACCGTGCGCAGTTGCAGAAAAAGAGTTCACTATTTTCAAAATTAATAATGCCTTCTCTCCCAACAGCGATGGAATCAATGACGACTGGAAAATAGAAGGAATAGAAAATTATCCCGGTTCTAAAGTAAAAGTAATCGATCGTTTCGGAACAGTCGTGTTAGACCGCGTCGTAAAAGGTCCTTTCTCTTGGAATGGAGAATATTTAACTAGAAAATTAGCAACAGGGAATTATTGGTATCACATCAGTCTTTCTGACGGCAGAGTATTGTCTGGTTATGTCATGATCAAAAATAGAAATTAA
- a CDS encoding acyl-CoA thioesterase has product MQNKTVFQFISEPSDVNYGGNVHGGSVMKWIDQAGYACASSWASSYCVTVYVGGIRFYSPIKIGHIVKVEAEVIYTGKASMHIAINVFSRNIKSKDFEKKTHCIIVFVAVNDEGNSVEVPKFVPKTEQDMQMEKYAIKLMDLRKKIEDEMKPFM; this is encoded by the coding sequence ATGCAAAATAAAACAGTTTTTCAGTTTATATCGGAGCCGAGCGATGTAAATTATGGTGGTAATGTTCACGGTGGAAGTGTAATGAAATGGATTGACCAGGCGGGTTATGCGTGTGCGAGTTCTTGGGCTTCGAGTTATTGCGTAACGGTTTACGTGGGTGGAATTCGGTTTTACTCGCCCATTAAAATTGGTCATATTGTAAAAGTGGAAGCCGAAGTAATTTACACCGGAAAAGCGAGTATGCATATTGCCATCAATGTTTTTTCACGCAACATCAAAAGCAAAGATTTTGAAAAGAAAACGCACTGCATTATTGTTTTCGTTGCGGTTAATGATGAAGGAAACTCTGTGGAAGTTCCGAAGTTTGTACCGAAGACCGAGCAAGATATGCAGATGGAAAAATATGCGATTAAACTGATGGATTTAAGGAAGAAAATTGAGGATGAGATGAAGCCTTTTATGTAA
- a CDS encoding IS1595 family transposase, with product MNIFSFGVEFSSEEDCISHFKAERDKIGVSCKCGKTDFFWIKSRLSYECKSCRKRTTLRSGTIMENSNLSFLVWYKAMFLMSATKKGFSAKEMQRQLGLKRYEPVWAMMHKLRKAMGKRDERYTLEGMIEMDEGYFTVESRELEQEKGIRGRGAVGKQNVAVMAESTPLENIETGETSKSCRYFKAIVLEDHTAEGINETIKESLAESSIVFTDQSTSYVDISQLVEIHISEKSSKETTKDTLRWVHIFISNAKRNLLGNYHKIKRKNLQLYLNEFVYKLNRRYFEDKLFDRLVIASITGV from the coding sequence ATGAATATTTTTAGTTTTGGCGTAGAGTTTAGCAGTGAAGAGGATTGTATATCTCATTTTAAAGCAGAACGTGACAAAATTGGCGTTTCCTGCAAGTGCGGAAAAACTGATTTTTTTTGGATTAAAAGCAGATTAAGTTACGAGTGTAAATCTTGTAGAAAGCGAACTACATTACGAAGTGGAACCATCATGGAAAATTCCAATTTGTCCTTTCTAGTTTGGTATAAAGCGATGTTTTTGATGAGTGCAACAAAAAAAGGATTTTCTGCTAAAGAAATGCAAAGGCAATTAGGTTTGAAGCGCTATGAGCCAGTTTGGGCTATGATGCACAAATTGAGAAAAGCGATGGGAAAACGAGATGAAAGATACACTTTAGAGGGCATGATTGAAATGGATGAAGGGTATTTTACAGTTGAATCTAGAGAACTGGAACAAGAGAAAGGGATTCGTGGAAGAGGTGCAGTTGGAAAGCAAAATGTTGCAGTGATGGCGGAATCTACGCCATTAGAAAATATAGAAACAGGAGAGACATCGAAATCTTGTAGATATTTTAAAGCAATAGTATTAGAAGATCATACAGCAGAGGGAATTAATGAGACTATTAAAGAATCTTTGGCAGAATCCAGCATAGTTTTTACAGATCAAAGCACGTCATATGTTGATATATCACAACTTGTAGAAATTCATATTTCAGAAAAATCTTCGAAAGAAACTACAAAAGATACTTTGCGTTGGGTTCACATATTTATCAGTAATGCGAAAAGGAATTTATTAGGAAATTACCACAAAATAAAACGCAAAAACCTTCAACTTTATCTAAATGAGTTTGTTTATAAGTTAAATCGGAGATATTTTGAAGATAAACTGTTCGATAGACTTGTGATAGCAAGCATTACAGGAGTATGA
- a CDS encoding arsenate reductase family protein — MKKVFYLKTCGTCTKILKMFDISDWELREIKSSPITEEELEDMYKLTNSYEALFSRRSTQIKAQNIDVKSLGEKDFKKLLLEHYSFLKRPVFVTDQEIFIGNEKQNIEKLEHFFNRK; from the coding sequence ATGAAAAAAGTATTTTATCTAAAAACTTGCGGAACCTGTACCAAGATATTGAAGATGTTCGATATTTCCGATTGGGAACTTCGCGAAATTAAAAGCTCGCCAATAACCGAAGAAGAGTTGGAGGACATGTATAAGCTGACCAATTCTTACGAAGCGCTATTCAGCAGAAGATCAACACAGATCAAAGCACAGAATATCGATGTAAAATCTTTAGGAGAAAAGGATTTCAAAAAATTGCTTTTAGAACATTATTCCTTTTTGAAGCGACCTGTTTTTGTGACGGATCAAGAAATTTTTATTGGAAATGAAAAACAAAATATCGAAAAATTAGAACATTTTTTTAACAGGAAATGA
- the lysM gene encoding peptidoglycan-binding protein LysM, whose product MGLGSFLKNVGEKIFGGGETPEEQAQKVRNHVSKYGFDTSGLTFTVKDDKVTIAGDAKSWEEKGKIYVAAGNVEGIDGVTDNMTVKVAPVQASTPEPAQVQVKYHTVQSGESLSKISKEFYGDPNQYNKIFEANKPMLSDPDKIYPGQVLVIPQ is encoded by the coding sequence ATGGGATTAGGATCATTTTTAAAAAACGTAGGTGAGAAAATTTTTGGCGGAGGAGAAACTCCGGAAGAGCAGGCACAAAAAGTGAGAAATCACGTATCGAAATATGGTTTTGATACTTCTGGGCTAACTTTTACAGTGAAAGATGATAAAGTAACCATTGCTGGAGACGCGAAGAGCTGGGAAGAAAAAGGCAAGATTTATGTCGCTGCCGGTAACGTAGAAGGAATCGATGGTGTAACCGACAATATGACCGTAAAAGTTGCGCCGGTACAAGCGTCAACTCCAGAACCTGCACAAGTACAGGTTAAATATCACACCGTTCAAAGTGGTGAATCACTTTCTAAAATTTCTAAAGAATTTTATGGTGACCCAAATCAGTACAACAAAATTTTTGAAGCGAACAAGCCAATGCTTTCAGATCCTGATAAAATTTATCCAGGACAGGTTTTGGTTATTCCTCAATAA
- the rny gene encoding ribonuclease Y codes for MTTTIAIIIGIVCLAAGAALGMIFSKSSLNAKAKFIIDDAKKNAENLIEKSTVQAETIKKEKHLQAKEKFMELKSQHDADIQSREKKMQDSEKRIRDKEQKLNDELSKTGKLEKDLDRQIADYSKKNEILERKQQELDMVTAQKVEILERISGYSAEDAKNELVEALKAEAKTKAQAHVQNIMAEAQLNAKQEAKKIVIQTIQRIGTEQAIENSVSVFNIESDEVKGRIIGREGRNIRALEAATGVEIIVDDTPEAILLSCFDPVRREIARLSLHRLVTDGRIHPARIEEVVDKTKKQIEEEIIEVGKRTVIDLGVHGLHPELVKIVGRMKFRSSYGQNLLQHSREVANIAGTMAAELGLNVKLAKRAGLLHDIGKVPEQESELPHALLGMQWAEKYGENPEVVNAIGAHHDEVEMTTLLSPIIQVADAISGARPGARRQVLESYIQRLKDLEAAALSFDGVSSAYAIQAGRELRVMVESGKVNDDQSSQLSYDISEKIQNELTYPGQVRVTVIRETRSVNIAR; via the coding sequence ATGACAACAACGATCGCTATTATTATCGGCATTGTTTGTCTGGCTGCAGGAGCGGCTTTAGGAATGATTTTTTCTAAAAGCTCCCTGAATGCTAAGGCAAAATTCATCATCGATGATGCTAAAAAAAATGCTGAAAATCTTATAGAGAAATCTACTGTACAGGCAGAAACCATTAAGAAAGAAAAACACTTACAAGCTAAGGAAAAGTTTATGGAGCTGAAGTCTCAGCATGATGCAGACATTCAGAGCAGAGAAAAGAAAATGCAGGATTCGGAAAAAAGAATCCGCGACAAAGAACAAAAACTGAACGACGAACTTAGCAAAACCGGAAAATTAGAAAAAGATCTGGATCGCCAAATTGCAGATTACAGTAAGAAAAACGAAATCCTAGAAAGAAAACAACAGGAATTAGATATGGTAACTGCCCAGAAAGTTGAGATCTTAGAAAGAATCTCGGGATATTCGGCAGAAGATGCGAAAAACGAATTGGTAGAAGCTCTGAAAGCAGAAGCCAAAACGAAAGCGCAGGCTCATGTACAAAATATTATGGCGGAAGCGCAATTGAATGCTAAGCAGGAAGCCAAGAAAATTGTAATTCAAACTATTCAGAGAATCGGAACGGAACAGGCAATCGAAAATTCGGTTTCTGTATTCAATATTGAATCTGATGAGGTTAAAGGTAGGATTATCGGTAGAGAAGGACGTAATATTCGTGCTTTAGAAGCCGCTACAGGTGTTGAAATTATCGTCGACGATACTCCGGAAGCAATTTTACTTTCATGCTTTGATCCGGTAAGAAGAGAGATCGCAAGATTGTCGCTTCACCGTTTGGTGACCGATGGTAGAATTCACCCAGCCAGAATCGAAGAAGTAGTTGATAAAACTAAAAAACAGATCGAAGAAGAAATCATCGAAGTTGGTAAAAGAACCGTTATTGATTTAGGAGTTCACGGACTTCACCCGGAATTGGTGAAAATTGTGGGTCGAATGAAATTCCGTTCTTCTTATGGACAGAACTTATTGCAACACTCCAGAGAAGTTGCAAACATCGCCGGAACAATGGCTGCAGAATTAGGTCTCAACGTTAAGTTGGCGAAAAGAGCAGGTCTACTTCACGATATTGGTAAAGTTCCGGAACAGGAATCTGAATTGCCACACGCACTTTTAGGAATGCAGTGGGCTGAGAAATATGGTGAAAACCCTGAAGTTGTTAACGCCATCGGAGCTCACCATGATGAAGTAGAAATGACAACATTGTTATCGCCCATCATTCAGGTTGCCGATGCAATTTCGGGAGCAAGACCAGGCGCGAGAAGACAGGTACTGGAATCTTATATCCAAAGATTGAAAGACCTAGAAGCCGCGGCTTTAAGTTTTGATGGAGTTTCAAGTGCTTACGCAATTCAGGCAGGTAGAGAACTTAGAGTAATGGTAGAAAGTGGAAAAGTGAATGATGACCAGTCATCTCAACTCTCTTATGATATCTCAGAGAAGATTCAGAATGAATTAACATATCCAGGACAGGTTAGGGTGACAGTAATCCGAGAAACGAGATCGGTGAATATCGCGAGATAA